The sequence below is a genomic window from Eleginops maclovinus isolate JMC-PN-2008 ecotype Puerto Natales chromosome 20, JC_Emac_rtc_rv5, whole genome shotgun sequence.
CTCCAACTCCGTGCGGTGTGTTGATAAGTTACCTGCAGTCTGGCCTCCACTTGATCCAGAGTAGCAGAGTCCAGTGCGCTGACCCTggcctgcagcagctctatGGTGTCCTGATCAAaacgagcacacacacatgcacaggttATTTAGACGCTTAGAAACAAAACTTTGTGTTCTCACTGCTGGcacagaaacataaacaaattcTCAGGAACTGATGTCATTCATCTTTGAAGTATGACCCAGTTCTCTGGCTACACATCAGATGCACAGAGTTATGATTAGAGCCACAAAGTGCATTCAAAAAGAAAGGAGCTCAAGTCTTACCATCAAACTGCCTCCTTGTACGCCAGCACTCAGAGGTCCctgcaacataaacacaaagaggGAATATAAAGGAGAACAGGAATGAATTAAACCATCCCCATCATTTACATAAATCAAGTGAAAGATTGTATTTCAGTGACATTAAGTGGATCTTTACACAGCCACAGGTGCATGAAAATTCTACTGGTGTGAGactgaaagagaggaggagattaACAGAATCAGTGTGAATGAAAGTGAGGTGTGTGCAAAGACTGTGTGTACCTGCTTGTCTGAACCTGAGCCAACAGCCATTTCCAGCTCAGCTAGACGCTTCTCCAGTTCCGCCATCTACAGGGACACAACAAGGCAACACATGGTGAAAACAGATCCcacaagacacacaaacaaacatccacacacacacacgtctgtctTTATTCTCGTTTATTTGCCATCCAATATTCTGACATTCCTCTCATGAGAACAGAAACAATAAACATGTCAGGCTCATTTGCTCATTTCTCGAGTGCACTCATCCCAGACACTCGACTCTGCCTCCCTTTCCACTTTACCTTGGCAGAATCATTGAATTTTTCCTGCTCTGGTCTGCTGTGCAGCTCATAGAGAACCACTCCATCTGGGCCCTTAGCCGATGCCGTCGGCTTGCTGTCTCCTGTAGCGCTGCCACGGCTGCCCTTGGCCACCTCCAGCTGGGTGAGCAGACGCCTGGGGgaagggaggaaaaggagacaCAAAAGAATTAGGTGTTGAATATTGTTATCAGCCTCCAAGTGCTGCTGTGTCCACCGCCTCTCTTTTGTTACAACTCTTTTCAAGCTCTGTTAGAAAAGGGCATGGGCAAGGTGAGCTTGGCGAATCCTTTTCATCacttttatttccccttttctctccgtctctacCTTCAGTTGTGGTCCGACATGTCGCAACAGTATCTTTTAAATCTCTCTATGGCCTCTCTCTGCTAATCTCTTACCTGTTCaagtttttatttcccttcctCCATCATCTGTGATTGGTTCTTGTGTTCCCCAGGTAGTGCTACACCAAGATAAGGGGATTTATGAGCGAAATTGATACCAGCTGTACTGCCTTGCCCTACTTCCTCTATCATTCCCTTTAATCTGTGTTACACGTGGCTCATTAAAATCAATTCCCCTGCTCTTCCCTCCAACCATCTTTTGTTGACTCTCAGGCTACCCTTTTCCCTCTCACCTCGTTACATCCATTCCCTTATCCCTCTTTCAGCGTCTCATAGTTTGTAGACTCAGGTTTCTGATTCCAGATGCTTGTGCCTCAGCTTTATTGTCTTCTCTCGCCTCTCAGCTCACCTGGCCAGCGCTCCATCTGGGTCAGCCAGGTTGATGTGTGCCTGTGGTCCCAGCAGTGAGTCAAGGTGGGAAGAAACCAGATGCTGTTTGAGCTGTGCTGCCTGCTGGGCGAGTACCACCGGGGTCAGGCGCTCCTCTGCATTGCTATCCTTTGTGACAGCcttgaaacagacacacacaacagacaTTGAGTCAATTAGTTTTAcagttgcttttttaaaacaaagcagaggGTGATGAAATCCATGTCTGGAAGTCTGTCTGGACAAACCAGGtgtgttaatttaaaaaaaaaatgtattgtgtatgtAAACATGCACTTTTACATTAGGCATATGAATTGGTTTTATTCTGCTATTCTATTTTAGACAGACAATTCAATACAAAAAGATCTTCCATGTTCCGATATGGTTAAATCTGGGTTAGAATGAGCTACTCTAGGCAACTACAATGGGATCTAGTTAAGGTTAaccaaattaaataacaaatacagaGAATTACTTTCTCAgttttctacctttttttaCCCTTCAGATGATGGTGTGTCCTGCATGATAGCACCACACAATATCATCAACAAAATATCATTAATTCTAAATTAATCTGGCCTATCTTAGTAAGTACCAGTGCTCAACCATGCATGCACCATTCCACTTTTTCTATTCAATACAGTTAACCTGACGAAAGGCAACACAATATTTGGAGCAAgtcatttaattcaattaatCCAATGTGAACCAATGAAAACTCTTAGAGATACTGTCCTTATTCAAGTCCATGACACCCAAGTTTGATAAGTTACTGCATTAAGGAgtgaaaaaagtctgaaaagcATTTGCACTagcaatttaaaaaactaattttCAGGGCAAATTTAAGGCTTCAGTGCACACATGATATAACGCTAACGTCTCAGTAAGAACCGGGGTATAAATATTCCACCTTGGAAATTAGACTGAAAGGTTGCACTCCCCTGAATGAATACATATTGACATGGTCAAGGAGCAGAATGGATGtgattaaatgtgtgtgcacacagcAGGATTAAGGTAGGATAATCAGAGAGAACCTTCTCCTGCCAAGCCCTTTAGgcaaggggtgtgtgtgtgtgtgtgtgtgtgtgtgtgtgtgtgtgtgtgtgtgtgtgtgtgtgtgtgtgtgtgtgtgtgtgtgtgtcgctgtcGGTTCACCTGAATGGTGTCCACCTCCTGGGTGAGCTCCTGGATCTCGTTTACCAGACGCTGGTACTTCTGCTGAGGTGTCTCCTTCACTCCACAGCCCTCTCCAAGCTATCAAAGTTGAGTGAGCAGAGAGATTGTATGAATATAACACAACGTCAGAAAACACCTTCTAAAAGATTAAAAAGCTGAGTAATGAGTTTGTGCTGAACTGAGTGTACTCACAATTTCAAATTCTCCTGACTCATAGCCCACTCTTCTGCTTCTACTGATTCGGTCTGAGAAGTCTGTGAACAGgaggcaaagaaaaaaatgaagaagcAAACTGGTTGATGGTATCAAGCCCTGAACCAGAAAAAAAACTCCAACAGAACATCCTGAAATACTTCTGAAACAACCTGCCAACTTTGTCTGAACGTCTTGTATTTTGCAGGTTGTATCTCTTGTACTTggatatttataattattttttacatttctttatccACTAAGAGTATTTAAACGTTTTCGAGAAAGCTGGCAGGAAGTTAATGTTAACCTAGAATTTATGACGACAACTGTTcacaaattgggatcaataaagtacttatcttAACTTAttagaaaacataacaaatacgTATTTTTGAAATTGCTTTAAAGAGGTGTTGATTCAATTCTAGGATGTGTTTGGTGATTGCCATTTGTGGTGCTGTTGAACTGCAATGCATTCTACACACTggtgtttctattattttgtccACCACATGTATATTAAAAAAGGCAGGATAGTTACAGAAAAACCTGTGTAAAAAACAATAGTTTCAGAATATCATTTGATTTGTTGAGCCATATGCTTAGTAAGGATGATGGTACCCTTCTGTGTTACTCTAAAAAGCTTCTGACAACAGTCATTTAATATCCACTATGAACTGACCGAGCCCCTTGGCATTGACATGCTTGTCTTTGAACTTGTCATAGGCTGCGTTGGGGTTGACCACAATCCTCTCCACGCTATCACTGCAGAGCTCCTCCTGTAATTGAGATACCAGGAACAAAATCAGATCAATATAATGAACATCCTAAAACAGATTGTTATTCTTTACAGACagaaaagatttaaaaaatagccTTGGCTTACTGAGGCAAAAGTCTCAAAGCCCCAGGTAGACTTGAAATATGTTGACAGGTTTGTAAGATCTGAGAGGAAATTCAATACTTGATCATTGCCCCAAAGTAGGATtaaaaagatgatgaattatTTGGTTAAGACACTTGTATAATTGCTTACAAAAGTTTGCAAAATCTGTAAGAGCTTCACAGACAAAATGTGTGGTTGTCCGGAACCAGATTATTTCAACATAATTTGAAGTACCAGCAGGCAAGAGACAAAGGAGAAAAATGATAACAGCTATAGTTTTAAGTAGGACTGATTGAAGACAATTAAGTCAATGTTTGGAAAGATTGAACTTTTATAAGTCAGCCATATGGTATACTATGTACTATTAAATCAATGTTATgtgaaagaaaagcaggaagCCACTAACACTTCCTTTTCTAAAATGACGGCATTTGGATTAGTGATTCTggggaagaaaaaataaaaacatgcataatTTGATCAAAACTTCCTATTGATCAATTATGATGAACTACAGGCTACGGGCAAGATTAAAACACCGCTGACACATACAGGTAGATGACATGAGTCTGGGCTCACACACAGACTTGGAtctatacagtggggcaaaaaagtatttagtcagccaccaattgtgcaagttctcccatttaaaaagatgagagaggcctgtaatttgtatcataggtatacctcaactatgagagacaaaatgagaaaagaaatccagaaatcacattgtaggatttttaaagaattaattttcaaattattgtggaaaataagtatttggtcaataacaaaagttcatctcaatactttgttatataccctttgttggcaatgacagaggtcaaacgttttctgtaagtcttcacaaggttttcacacactgttgctggtattttggcccattcctccatgcagatctcctctaaagcagtgatgttttggggctgtcgctgggcaacacggactttcaactccctccaaagattttctctggggttgagatctggagactggctaggccactccaggaccttgaaatgcttcttacgaagccactccttcgttgccctggcggtgtgtttgggatcattgtcatgctgaaagacccagccacgcttcatcttcagtgcccttgctgatggaaggaggttttcactcaaaatctcacgatacatggccccattcattctttctttacacggatcagtcgtcctggtccctttgcagaaaaacagccccaaagcctgatgtttccacccccatgcttcacagtaggtatggtgttctttggatgcaactatgcattctttctcctccaaacacgacaacttgagtttttaccaaaaagttctattttggtttcatctgaccatatgacattctccaaatcctcttctggatcatccaaatgccctctagcaaacttcagacgggcctggacatgtactggcttaagcagggggacacgtctggaactgcaggatttaagtccctggcggcgtagtgtgttactgatggtagcctctgttactttggtcccagctatctgcaggtcattcactaggtccccccgtgtggttctgggatttttgctcaccgttcttgtgatcattttgaccccacggggtgagatcttgcgtggagcccaagatcgagggagattagcagtggtcttgtatgtcttccattttctaataattgctcccacagttgatttcttcacaccaagctgcttacctattgcagattcagttttcccagcctggtgcaggtctacaatttggtctctggtctcctttgacagctctttggtcttggccatagtggagtttggagtatgactgtttgaggttgtggacaggtgtcttttatactgctaacgagttcaaaaaggtgccattaatacaggtaacgagtggaggacagaggagcctcttaaagaagaagttacaggtctgtgagagccagaaatcttgctcgtttgtaggtgaccaaatacttattttaccgaggaatttaccaattaattcattacaaatcctacaatgtgatttcctggattgtttcccccattttgtctctcatagttgaagtgtacctatgataaaaatgacaggcctctctcatctttttaaatgggagaacttgcacaattggtggctgactaaatacttttttgccccactgtagataTAATTTTTTAGaggcagacaaacaaaacacaaacacacacacaacacaagatGTTTCACAGATGttaggaagaggaggaagagtgaggaGGGGGGTTAGTCAGGCTCTTACCAGCTCCTTGGGTTTCCAAAGAGAGTTAGAAAAAGTAACGgaagagcagagggagagaaaaaagtaggggggagagagagagagacaacacaGATTAATGTGGTTATCACATGCCATGCACACAGGAACAGTTGGCCAGGGTTCAGGGAAAGATAAGAAAGAAAGCAGTGTTCTGAGAGTTGCTGTTAAAAACCTCAGAGACACACTGCTCAGACTGCACTCTCAagttctttctctctttcccgAGTAAGGGAGGTAAGATGGTCCATTAACATAAACAAGTCACTGTCTCCTTTGATGCACTTTGTTAATGCAGTGGGATCATACAGTATGCTCTCGTGGAGGGCATTGTAGGTCTCACGACATTAAGCTATAGATGCAGGGGGGTTGGCAGTTTAAAAACAATCCATGATTCAGACTGAAGGGTAACCGGAGGTTGTGGGGTGATTAAAAGAAGTCACAAAACTTAAAAGTCCTACAAACCCCATAATGAATTATGTTACAGAAATTGTAATCAAACAACATCATTTATCACCAGGGAgtcatttctaaaaaataaacatgctaAAGGAATTTGCTAGACTAAGCCAAAGCTGTTAATGAAGTATATCCAAGGAGAAGTCACAATTACACAGTGTGATTTTAGGAGTGTCCGAGATAAATTGCAATTACATCTTTGGTCGCTCATTAAAGAGGGAGGTCAATGCCTGAGGTGAGACATGTCTTATGAGCTGATGGCAGACGGAGCATTGATTTACAAGGAAAGTCTGTGTCAAAGGTCTGAAAGTGTCAAATATTTGGGAATCAATTCTCTATATGGTTTTTTTAAGACGATGCAAGTAAAGTAATTGGCATGATCCAAATAGTCTTGAATTTGATAATGTCCAGCACAAATACttaattattaacattataACATTAAACCCCAATATTTCCAAACGTGACATGCAAAGAACCTTCAAGATGCTATCACACAGTGTGTAAGGATCTTTAAAATATCCAGTTAGTCCAAATAATGTGGTTAGGCAGGAAGCAACTGTTAAACATGAAGACaggttaaaaaaaggaaaatatccAAAACAA
It includes:
- the dctn2 gene encoding dynactin subunit 2, producing the protein MADPKYANLPGIAFNEPDVYETGDLPEDDQAQFESEELCSDSVERIVVNPNAAYDKFKDKHVNAKGLDFSDRISRSRRVGYESGEFEILGEGCGVKETPQQKYQRLVNEIQELTQEVDTIQAVTKDSNAEERLTPVVLAQQAAQLKQHLVSSHLDSLLGPQAHINLADPDGALARRLLTQLEVAKGSRGSATGDSKPTASAKGPDGVVLYELHSRPEQEKFNDSAKMAELEKRLAELEMAVGSGSDKQGPLSAGVQGGSLMDTIELLQARVSALDSATLDQVEARLQSVLGKMNEIAKHKAAIEDAETQNKVSQLYDVVQKWDAMSTSVPQLVHRLVAVKELHEQAMQFGHLLTHLDTTQQMINNSLKDNNTLLTQVQQTMKENLGAVEENFSALDERMKKLSK